A region of Actinomycetota bacterium DNA encodes the following proteins:
- a CDS encoding substrate-binding domain-containing protein: protein MSRNSLKIRGIVLTAVIGATVVALSACTPPMPPDVLAARAEAQIQCSKGNVDISRPQEFSGAMSTVGDALASVCPDQTVTEVDPGGEAPVELLGQAPTPQEILAFKTASCPADKIITIPAFAYPVTIAYSVVGLEGLVFTPQAAAGVLNGTVTTWEDPLIADANPDFDLSGLPPISLVSVEVPSGAVSAMTTWISQQDSAAWPDGPLATLKAGKKFADQEAMLAEMLASEGSLAVLPIFTAVNNGIASANLPVKGADLNGQEVDTVVTADDVQLYKVGSGATNVTTTPEGDILASSATGGFPVAGNFDLASSKIVLGEGAGLAGWPVEGYAHLLICDSGSSSALPLLYAQYLVRLAGQGALESFGLTPMPEPIRIKTFMPLRVVAAPEE from the coding sequence ATGTCTCGGAACTCCTTGAAGATCCGGGGCATCGTCCTCACTGCTGTGATTGGGGCAACTGTCGTTGCTCTAAGTGCATGTACACCTCCGATGCCGCCCGATGTTCTCGCTGCCCGCGCTGAGGCACAAATCCAATGCAGCAAGGGCAACGTCGACATCTCGAGGCCGCAGGAGTTTTCCGGTGCAATGAGTACCGTCGGCGATGCGCTCGCGTCAGTGTGCCCTGATCAGACGGTCACGGAAGTGGATCCTGGCGGGGAAGCGCCGGTCGAATTGCTTGGTCAGGCTCCGACCCCTCAAGAAATTCTCGCTTTCAAGACGGCATCCTGTCCGGCAGACAAGATCATCACGATCCCGGCTTTTGCATATCCGGTCACGATTGCCTACAGCGTGGTTGGGCTCGAAGGGCTCGTCTTCACTCCCCAGGCTGCCGCTGGCGTCCTCAATGGCACTGTTACCACCTGGGAGGATCCGCTGATCGCGGATGCCAACCCTGATTTTGATCTGTCCGGACTGCCACCGATATCCCTCGTTTCAGTCGAGGTTCCCAGCGGGGCTGTCTCGGCTATGACCACCTGGATCTCGCAACAGGATTCGGCAGCTTGGCCTGATGGGCCCCTCGCCACCCTGAAGGCAGGCAAGAAGTTCGCTGATCAGGAGGCGATGCTCGCGGAGATGCTCGCAAGTGAAGGCAGCCTGGCCGTTTTGCCGATCTTCACGGCCGTCAACAATGGCATCGCATCGGCCAACCTGCCAGTCAAGGGAGCAGACCTCAACGGCCAAGAAGTGGACACCGTCGTCACCGCCGATGACGTGCAACTGTACAAAGTCGGGTCCGGCGCTACCAATGTGACGACGACGCCTGAGGGCGATATTCTCGCCAGTTCCGCCACTGGCGGCTTTCCAGTCGCAGGCAACTTCGATCTCGCCTCGTCCAAGATCGTGCTCGGCGAAGGCGCCGGGCTTGCCGGTTGGCCGGTGGAGGGCTATGCCCATCTTCTCATCTGCGACTCCGGCTCGAGTTCAGCACTTCCGTTGCTCTATGCGCAGTACCTGGTTCGCCTTGCAGGGCAGGGGGCGCTTGAGTCCTTCGGCCTCACACCTATGCCCGAGCCAATCCGGATCAAGACCTTCATGCCGCTCAGGGTCGTTGCTGCACCTGAGGAATAG
- a CDS encoding inorganic diphosphatase produces the protein MIFDVTIEIPAGSRNKYEVDHETGRIRLDRMLFTSTRYPHDYGFIENTLGQDGDPLDALVMTQEPTFPGVVIRCRAVGMFRMTDEAGGDDKVLCVPSGDPRLEHLRDIFHIAEFDRLEIQHFFEVYKDLEPGKSVEGASWEGRQEAENEIRASQKRYVPNPKHKH, from the coding sequence TTGATATTCGACGTCACGATTGAAATCCCCGCTGGTAGCAGAAATAAGTACGAGGTCGACCACGAGACGGGGCGAATTCGCCTGGATCGCATGCTGTTCACCTCCACCCGCTACCCACATGACTACGGATTCATTGAGAACACCCTCGGCCAGGACGGCGACCCGCTTGATGCGCTCGTGATGACTCAAGAGCCCACGTTTCCGGGCGTCGTCATCCGTTGCCGCGCCGTCGGCATGTTCCGTATGACAGATGAGGCTGGCGGCGACGACAAGGTGCTGTGCGTTCCTTCCGGTGACCCACGCTTGGAGCACTTGCGCGACATCTTCCACATCGCGGAGTTTGACCGCCTTGAGATCCAGCACTTCTTTGAGGTCTATAAGGACCTCGAGCCCGGCAAGAGTGTCGAAGGTGCATCTTGGGAGGGCCGCCAAGAGGCCGAGAATGAAATTCGCGCTTCACAGAAGCGCTACGTGCCCAACCCGAAGCACAAGCACTGA